One genomic window of Mucilaginibacter sp. SJ includes the following:
- a CDS encoding DUF4185 domain-containing protein: MKKITLVCLACLSLVLTNRAFAQKADTVNLTDIKFKVEAAPEWSALLKRDSGWFGGDGIYTIPLNGKETGQAKHNDKVLFIFSDSMIGAVRDNTMAPGAIMIHNAVAELKGNEPLDKQMKFYWDKNAKGKPESIFIPHTPKTGATDYYWLGDGFVNQALNNNIYIFGYRVHNVSNEAFGFREVGNTLIKIPANSKPPYKDMKQMDTPFYLVDQKGESGSFGAGIYVNTKEAGAPKPDGYIYVYGVRGMAKHLMVARVLPGDFEDYSKWTFYNGKAWVADMEQVANVTSSVSNELSFSPLPDGRYALIFQVRGMTTSVGMRIGASPVGPFGPIVKLWDCKPDLIAKTFVVYNAKAHPSLSKPGELLISYNINSVDFLNDLKKYPNLYRPRFIRVKFE, translated from the coding sequence ATGAAGAAAATTACCCTTGTTTGTTTAGCTTGTTTGAGCCTGGTTTTAACCAATAGAGCCTTTGCGCAAAAAGCTGATACCGTTAATCTTACCGATATTAAATTTAAGGTAGAGGCCGCACCGGAATGGTCGGCCCTGTTAAAGCGTGATTCAGGCTGGTTTGGGGGCGATGGTATTTATACTATTCCTTTGAATGGGAAGGAGACCGGCCAGGCAAAACATAACGATAAAGTGCTTTTTATTTTCAGCGATAGCATGATAGGAGCGGTGCGTGATAACACTATGGCTCCGGGGGCCATCATGATCCACAATGCCGTAGCTGAACTAAAAGGCAATGAGCCTTTGGATAAACAGATGAAGTTTTACTGGGATAAAAACGCCAAAGGAAAACCGGAGTCTATTTTTATCCCCCATACACCTAAAACAGGAGCTACAGATTACTACTGGCTTGGCGATGGCTTTGTAAACCAGGCATTGAATAACAATATCTATATTTTTGGTTACAGGGTACATAACGTAAGCAACGAAGCATTTGGTTTCAGGGAAGTTGGCAACACGCTCATCAAGATCCCGGCAAACAGCAAACCTCCTTATAAGGACATGAAACAAATGGATACACCCTTTTACCTGGTAGATCAGAAAGGGGAAAGCGGTTCGTTTGGCGCCGGCATTTATGTAAATACTAAAGAAGCCGGTGCGCCAAAGCCCGATGGTTATATTTACGTTTATGGGGTACGTGGCATGGCCAAGCACCTGATGGTTGCCCGTGTACTGCCGGGGGATTTTGAAGATTACAGCAAGTGGACTTTCTATAATGGTAAAGCCTGGGTTGCCGATATGGAACAGGTTGCCAATGTAACAAGCAGCGTATCAAATGAGTTAAGTTTTAGTCCGCTGCCGGATGGTCGTTACGCGCTGATATTCCAGGTAAGGGGGATGACCACATCGGTAGGGATGCGGATAGGTGCAAGCCCGGTAGGCCCGTTTGGCCCGATCGTTAAATTATGGGATTGCAAGCCTGATCTTATCGCCAAAACGTTTGTAGTTTATAATGCCAAGGCGCATCCAAGCTTATCAAAGCCCGGTGAACTGCTGATCAGCTACAACATTAACTCCGTTGATTTTTTAAACGATCTGAAAAAATATCCAAACCTCTACCGCCCAAGGTTTATCAGGGTAAAGTTTGAATAA
- a CDS encoding prolipoprotein diacylglyceryl transferase — protein MFPTIGDLIYYLFHIRIGFPIQTLGFFIALAFLFAYIVFTSEFKRYEAIGKISAFKRKVIIGKPASATEMIINFLPGFLFGFKLFGAVFNYQVFAANPRAYILSLQGNLTAGVLIGGAFAFWIYRDRKKFALPKPQTTEYTVHPYQLMGLIVFSVGFFGFIGAKLFDIVEHFGRLRYDPLGTIFSANGFAYYGGLIFGALTYLYIGHRHNMKLVHLADIGSPGMMLAYGIGRIGCQLAGDGDWGKVNAHLQPGFLSWLPDWMWAFNYPHNAINAGTLLPGCLGNYCNQLANPVYPTPFYEAALCIGMFWLMWVFRKRIVTPGFMFFLYLVLNGTERFLIEQIRINPVYHFLGLPFTQAGFIGFLMLMGGLTGFIVLFAKHKSHHHKHLPV, from the coding sequence ATGTTTCCAACCATCGGCGATCTGATATATTATCTCTTCCATATTCGGATTGGATTTCCTATCCAAACGCTTGGTTTTTTTATTGCACTCGCCTTTCTATTTGCCTACATAGTGTTTACGTCAGAATTTAAAAGATATGAAGCCATTGGAAAGATCAGTGCATTTAAGCGGAAGGTAATCATCGGAAAACCCGCTTCGGCAACTGAAATGATCATTAATTTTTTACCCGGTTTTTTATTTGGCTTTAAACTTTTTGGAGCCGTTTTTAATTACCAGGTTTTTGCTGCAAACCCGCGGGCATATATTCTTTCATTGCAGGGAAATTTAACAGCAGGCGTACTTATTGGCGGTGCATTTGCCTTTTGGATTTACCGCGATCGAAAGAAATTTGCATTGCCTAAACCGCAAACAACCGAATATACTGTACACCCTTATCAATTAATGGGGCTGATTGTTTTTAGTGTTGGATTTTTTGGTTTCATAGGCGCCAAGCTTTTTGATATCGTTGAGCATTTTGGCAGGTTGAGATATGATCCGCTGGGTACTATATTTTCTGCCAATGGGTTTGCTTATTATGGAGGCTTGATCTTTGGCGCGCTGACATATCTTTATATCGGCCACCGGCATAACATGAAGCTGGTCCACCTTGCCGATATCGGTTCGCCGGGCATGATGCTGGCGTATGGCATTGGTCGTATTGGTTGCCAGCTGGCGGGCGACGGTGATTGGGGTAAGGTTAACGCACATCTACAACCCGGTTTTTTAAGCTGGCTGCCCGATTGGATGTGGGCGTTCAATTATCCGCATAATGCTATCAATGCCGGTACACTGCTGCCCGGTTGCCTGGGTAACTATTGCAATCAACTGGCTAACCCGGTATACCCCACGCCGTTTTATGAGGCTGCACTTTGCATTGGTATGTTTTGGCTGATGTGGGTTTTTCGTAAACGGATAGTTACACCCGGTTTTATGTTTTTCCTTTACCTTGTGCTCAACGGTACCGAACGTTTTTTGATAGAGCAGATCCGGATAAACCCGGTTTATCATTTTTTAGGTTTACCATTTACCCAGGCCGGCTTCATTGGCTTTTTAATGCTGATGGGAGGGTTAACAGGCTTTATTGTGCTGTTTGCTAAACACAAAAGCCATCATCATAAACATTTACCTGTATAA
- a CDS encoding SusC/RagA family TonB-linked outer membrane protein, whose amino-acid sequence MRKIILLFQILMILLPAVSFAQSRTVTGTVRDITGVLPGVSVIEKGVPNNGAITDQGGKFRLVLKGQSNTIIVRFIGYIPRELRVSESGRMDIILQTNTNGLDEVAVVAYGTKKRITNTGAVSSISASEIRTVPTANVQNALTGKLPGFFSQQGSGQPGKDASDFYIRGVSSLNPSGNQPLIIVDDIEYSYDQLQQINVNEIESISILKDASTTAIYGIKGANGVLVVTTRRGKAGTPKVNLRVEGGIQQPTKTPRFLDSYNTAVLINEAQHNDGIPLSFTQQDLDLFKNGSDPYGHPNVDWYNKIFKRYTYQTNANLDISGGTTGVKYFISGGALNQNGLVRDFADPQSLVNTNYYFKRYNFRSNLDLKANKTLDLRLDITTRFSDLNQPYNQNAVSEVYNFTKETPFTAPYLNPNGSYSYAYSSFNPDHLPTLNARLATGGYQHSRRTDFNVLFGATQRLDALTNGLSVTGRVAYSSIEQFTKQIFNGGIPAYHYDPATNQYSLRPGATYVYQTYALTGSTDINTNNYNLQLYANYDRTFRGSHHFSGLLLFNQTSQTYFTYPLLDGAQVGVPQKFRGISGKVGYDFKQKFLFDFNVAYNGTDRFAANHRFGIFPAVSFGYNIAKESFFEKALPMFSLLKIRGSYGLVGSDAAPGNRYVYNQVYNQGGGYNFGETAQNYNTIYEGSLGNPNVVWERAKKIDIGLDANLFNDKISITADYFHDIRYNQLITPGSIPEILGVGLPAVNIGKTRNQGLDGQISYHSTLGKVQYNVGFVFSYAKNKILYEDEATPAYPWLAQTGHSIGQQYGYHFLGYYTAADIAAINSGGKSVPVPDNGIPLQPGDLKYQDLNGDGVINVFDKRPIGNPNLPNTILGLSLQAVYKGFSVSVLLQGSFNYSFAVIGTGIEPFQSQFQPIHQERWTPENPVNAAFPRLTTNPTSVNSPAAYFSDYWLLNAHYVRLKTVDIGYQLPTKLLPFKINNARIYMSAYNLLTFDNYKKYQQDPEIATNTAGDAYINQRVINLGIQAGF is encoded by the coding sequence ATGAGAAAAATAATACTTCTCTTCCAGATATTAATGATCCTGCTCCCGGCGGTGTCATTTGCGCAAAGCAGGACTGTAACAGGTACTGTACGCGATATTACCGGGGTATTGCCAGGCGTATCGGTAATTGAAAAAGGTGTTCCTAATAACGGTGCTATTACAGATCAGGGTGGTAAGTTCAGACTTGTTCTTAAAGGGCAGTCAAATACCATCATTGTGCGTTTTATCGGTTATATCCCGCGTGAGCTCCGCGTATCTGAATCGGGCAGAATGGATATCATACTGCAAACCAATACCAACGGTTTGGATGAAGTAGCCGTAGTAGCTTACGGAACCAAAAAAAGGATCACCAATACCGGTGCGGTAAGTTCCATTTCAGCCAGCGAGATCCGTACCGTGCCAACGGCCAACGTGCAAAATGCTTTAACCGGTAAATTGCCGGGCTTTTTTTCGCAGCAGGGTTCGGGCCAGCCGGGTAAGGATGCTTCAGATTTTTATATCCGCGGGGTAAGCTCGCTAAACCCATCGGGTAACCAGCCGCTCATTATTGTAGATGACATCGAGTACAGCTATGACCAGCTGCAGCAGATCAATGTTAATGAGATAGAGAGCATCTCGATTCTGAAAGACGCGTCAACTACAGCTATCTACGGTATCAAAGGCGCTAACGGTGTATTGGTGGTAACCACCCGCCGCGGCAAGGCCGGCACCCCTAAAGTGAACCTGCGTGTGGAAGGCGGCATCCAGCAGCCTACTAAAACGCCGCGGTTTTTAGATTCATACAATACGGCGGTATTGATTAATGAGGCGCAGCATAATGACGGCATCCCGCTTAGCTTTACCCAGCAGGACCTTGACCTGTTTAAAAATGGATCCGATCCATACGGTCACCCCAATGTTGATTGGTATAACAAGATCTTTAAGAGATACACTTATCAAACCAACGCCAACCTGGATATTTCGGGTGGTACAACCGGGGTAAAATATTTCATCTCGGGTGGCGCGCTAAACCAAAATGGCCTGGTACGTGATTTTGCCGATCCGCAAAGTTTGGTGAATACCAATTACTATTTTAAACGCTATAACTTTCGTTCAAACCTCGATCTGAAAGCCAATAAAACGCTGGACCTGAGGCTGGACATCACCACCCGCTTCTCCGACCTGAACCAGCCTTATAACCAAAACGCCGTGAGCGAGGTATATAATTTTACCAAGGAAACGCCTTTTACAGCGCCGTATCTTAACCCTAACGGAAGTTATTCATACGCCTATTCATCGTTTAATCCCGATCACCTGCCAACCCTTAACGCCAGGCTGGCAACGGGCGGCTATCAGCATTCCCGTCGTACCGATTTTAACGTGCTTTTTGGTGCTACCCAAAGGCTCGATGCTTTAACCAATGGCCTTTCGGTAACGGGCAGGGTTGCTTATTCAAGCATTGAACAATTTACCAAGCAAATTTTTAACGGTGGTATCCCTGCCTATCATTACGATCCGGCTACTAATCAATATTCATTAAGGCCGGGTGCTACTTATGTGTATCAAACTTATGCTTTAACGGGCAGCACCGATATCAATACCAATAACTACAACCTGCAGCTTTATGCCAATTACGACAGGACATTTCGTGGTTCGCACCATTTTTCGGGATTGTTGTTGTTCAATCAAACTTCGCAAACGTATTTCACCTATCCGCTGCTTGATGGCGCGCAGGTTGGTGTGCCGCAAAAGTTCCGCGGTATATCGGGCAAGGTGGGATATGACTTTAAACAGAAATTTCTGTTCGACTTTAACGTAGCCTATAACGGTACCGATCGCTTTGCAGCCAATCATCGCTTTGGGATTTTTCCGGCTGTGAGCTTTGGTTATAACATCGCCAAAGAGTCGTTCTTTGAAAAGGCCCTCCCTATGTTCAGTCTTTTGAAAATAAGGGGCAGTTATGGTTTGGTTGGTTCGGATGCAGCGCCGGGTAACCGTTATGTATATAACCAGGTTTACAACCAGGGCGGTGGGTACAATTTTGGCGAAACAGCACAAAACTACAATACTATATATGAAGGCTCATTGGGCAATCCGAACGTAGTTTGGGAACGTGCCAAAAAGATCGACATAGGCCTGGATGCCAACTTGTTTAATGATAAAATATCCATCACGGCCGATTATTTCCACGATATCCGTTACAATCAGCTGATTACACCCGGAAGTATACCGGAGATTTTGGGTGTTGGTTTGCCTGCCGTAAACATCGGTAAAACCCGTAACCAGGGCCTGGATGGGCAGATCAGCTATCATAGCACGCTTGGCAAAGTACAGTACAACGTTGGTTTCGTGTTCTCGTACGCTAAAAACAAGATTCTATATGAAGATGAGGCTACCCCGGCATATCCATGGCTGGCGCAAACCGGTCATTCAATTGGACAGCAATATGGTTATCACTTTTTGGGATACTATACCGCTGCCGATATTGCCGCCATCAATTCGGGAGGCAAATCGGTACCCGTGCCAGATAATGGTATTCCACTGCAGCCCGGTGATTTGAAATACCAGGACCTGAACGGTGACGGCGTTATTAATGTGTTTGACAAAAGGCCGATAGGCAATCCAAACCTGCCAAATACCATACTCGGTCTTTCATTGCAGGCAGTTTACAAAGGTTTTAGTGTAAGTGTGCTTTTGCAGGGATCGTTTAACTACAGTTTCGCGGTGATTGGTACAGGTATCGAACCATTTCAAAGCCAGTTTCAGCCCATACACCAGGAACGCTGGACGCCCGAAAACCCGGTTAATGCCGCCTTCCCAAGGTTAACTACCAATCCAACTTCGGTAAACAGCCCTGCGGCTTATTTTTCTGATTACTGGTTATTAAACGCGCATTACGTGCGGTTAAAAACGGTTGATATCGGTTATCAATTGCCAACTAAGCTGTTACCATTTAAGATTAACAACGCCCGCATTTATATGAGCGCATATAACCTGCTCACGTTTGATAACTACAAAAAATATCAGCAGGACCCCGAAATTGCTACCAATACCGCGGGCGATGCGTACATTAACCAGCGGGTGATTAACCTGGGCATCCAGGCAGGTTTTTAA
- a CDS encoding RagB/SusD family nutrient uptake outer membrane protein, translating into MKSFNKIILAATSILTIMAGCKKYEQFPVDKVTINYVFDKKDSLGTNAQMFLYGIYAALQNGHNRVGNDYLDAASDDAMSSASVSSNVVTILSTASYNSYTIPAGENLWAYYYAGIRKANEFVNNIDVVPVLAQYHGYSMKYVWKSEARFLRALYYFELVKRYGGVPLLGNKVFTITDNVALPRNSFADCIKYIVSECDAIKDTLMSAPLSNPNADYHRPTKGAAMALKAKVLLYAASPLFNGQNIDASNPLTGYTDFSADRWAQAAAAEKAVMDLNVYSLLPSFKDVFLTQNSSENIFIRQTDNSSSIETTNGPVGFTGAVGKGQTSPTQQLVDAFPMKSGLAITDPASGYNPDNPYQNRDPRLTYTVLYNGARWLNSDLQLYEGGASKPNGSLQQTKTGYYMRKFMGNFENTNAYAAHVIDWQILRYADVVLGYAEALNESAGATPEVYNAVISIRKRAGIDAGTGNYGLKAGMNKAEMRAIIQNERRLEMAFEENRYWDIRRWKIAETVMNQPQKGISIVKIGSSLTYNVVNALTTKFEAPKMYLYPIPYDEVLKNPNMKQNPGW; encoded by the coding sequence ATGAAGAGTTTCAACAAAATAATTTTAGCGGCCACCAGCATCTTAACCATAATGGCCGGCTGTAAAAAATATGAGCAGTTCCCGGTTGATAAGGTTACTATCAATTACGTGTTTGACAAAAAGGACTCCTTAGGCACCAATGCCCAAATGTTCCTGTATGGGATTTATGCAGCGCTCCAAAACGGGCACAACAGGGTAGGGAACGACTACCTTGACGCGGCCAGTGATGATGCCATGTCATCGGCTTCGGTATCATCAAATGTAGTAACCATACTTTCAACAGCATCTTATAATTCATATACTATCCCCGCCGGCGAAAACCTTTGGGCTTATTATTACGCAGGCATCCGCAAGGCAAATGAGTTTGTGAATAATATTGATGTAGTGCCGGTACTTGCACAATACCATGGTTATTCCATGAAATATGTATGGAAAAGCGAGGCCCGTTTTTTAAGGGCACTGTATTACTTTGAACTGGTTAAACGTTACGGTGGCGTGCCATTATTGGGCAACAAGGTGTTTACTATAACGGATAATGTAGCCTTGCCCCGTAATTCCTTTGCCGATTGTATCAAGTATATTGTAAGCGAATGCGATGCCATTAAGGATACCCTGATGAGCGCGCCGCTAAGCAACCCTAATGCTGATTATCACCGCCCTACCAAAGGCGCTGCCATGGCTTTAAAGGCCAAAGTACTGCTGTATGCGGCAAGCCCATTATTTAACGGGCAGAATATTGATGCCTCAAATCCACTAACCGGTTACACCGATTTTAGCGCCGACAGGTGGGCACAGGCTGCTGCTGCCGAAAAAGCGGTAATGGACCTGAATGTTTATTCGTTATTGCCCAGCTTTAAAGATGTATTTCTGACTCAAAACAGCTCTGAAAATATATTTATCCGCCAAACTGATAATTCATCTTCGATAGAGACCACTAACGGTCCGGTGGGCTTTACCGGGGCGGTAGGTAAGGGGCAAACCAGTCCTACACAGCAATTGGTTGATGCCTTCCCCATGAAAAGCGGTTTGGCTATTACTGATCCGGCATCAGGTTATAACCCGGACAACCCTTACCAGAACCGAGATCCGCGCTTAACCTATACCGTGCTCTATAACGGTGCAAGATGGCTTAACTCAGATCTGCAATTGTACGAAGGCGGGGCCAGCAAACCCAACGGCTCATTACAGCAAACCAAAACAGGCTATTACATGCGCAAGTTCATGGGCAATTTTGAAAACACCAATGCCTACGCTGCTCATGTCATAGACTGGCAGATCCTGCGCTATGCTGATGTGGTTTTAGGCTATGCCGAAGCACTCAATGAATCGGCAGGTGCAACTCCCGAGGTTTATAATGCTGTTATCAGCATCAGGAAAAGGGCAGGGATAGATGCGGGCACCGGTAACTACGGACTTAAAGCCGGTATGAACAAAGCGGAGATGCGCGCCATCATCCAAAATGAGCGGCGCCTGGAAATGGCTTTTGAAGAGAACCGCTACTGGGATATCCGCCGCTGGAAAATTGCTGAAACGGTTATGAACCAGCCGCAAAAAGGGATCAGCATTGTGAAGATAGGCTCCAGCCTTACCTATAACGTGGTGAATGCGCTCACTACCAAATTCGAAGCGCCTAAGATGTACCTGTACCCGATACCTTATGACGAGGTTTTGAAGAACCCGAATATGAAACAAAATCCAGGATGGTAA